TGAACTATCGATCGCAGCTGAAACCTGTGCAATTGCTTGCTTTTCTCAGTAGTTTACCATGCTTAACATTATTGAACGCCATTTTGTTGATGTAGACTCAAACAGGAGCAGGCGATCGACCTCTTGCAGAGATAAGGCTCAATCGTGTGACGATACATGCTAATCCACTCGCCGGCTAGTCTTACCTAAGCAACTGTGTTTAACTTGCAGTCTAGTGAAGTTCCAGTGTGTCAAGacaatggaaaattttaggattCAACTCCTGAGTTGCTGACATTCTAAGGGTTGAAGACTATAAACTACTAACAAGTAAAACTTTTGAGATAAAGAGAGAAATGGTTTGTAATTGGTACTCTCAGTCCAGGTCAGTAATTAAGATATTCAgcattatgtaatttaattttgttatataattgaataatttcttTATTGGGATATTTGGATTTAGATAATTAGATTCGATcttaaaacaagtaataaacGGATTTGAgcttcataaaaaaattaatcaaatttaataaattaaagtttgaagaacctaatatttttcaattcaattagtaatttaaaacatatacttGCAGTGGACAttgctcaaaaaaaaaaagttgatttcAGAGAATAATTTGCTTTTAGTGGCATCACAGCATTAACAATTAAACAAGCAAGCAAACCtagattttatttctaattttgtaaACGAAAATGTAAACTTGCAAACTCGAAATTAGACACTTCCGATCCTAGAGTTCTCTGAACATTGACAAAAAAGACTATTACTAATACCGCCCAACCAAGATGAAGTCATCATCATCAAGAACTTGAACATCATTTTTTCCTACGAAATTCTCCCGCCCAATTTCCTTGACCAGATTAACAAATCCTACCCTCTTTTCCAATGGAAGTGGTACATACGGTAACCTGAAAACTGGCCTCACAACGCCAAGTTGCGCAAGGGCCGTGTTAAGCCCAACGGGGTTAGGCTCTTGAAAGAGCCACTCGATTAGAGGTAAGAGCTTCGCATTAAGTGAGGGGTTTTTACCTCCAAACATGAGTTCTCGCATCAAACCCGGGACAAGGTTGCTTGTAACAGAAATCACCCCGGTAGCCCCGTGGCTCCACCTAGCATCATGACACTGATCATCATTCCCACTCCATACTACAATTCCATTACCTGTGTACTGCTCAATTCGGTCATTTCCAACGCATTCTTTAATACCAGCCAAGTTGGGACTCTGTGCTACGTTGTTTATGACATGTGGGGGAATGTCTTGGCCAGTTCGTGATGGTACATTGTATATGATGGTAGGTCCCATTGGCAGCACACTATCGAAGTGAGAAATCAGGCCATCCAGAGATGTTTTGCCGTAATATGGATTGATGTGAAGAGCAGCATGCATTCCAACAGCAAAACCTTGTTCAGTGGCATGAATCGCTTCCCTGGTTGAGTTGCTTCCAGTGTTTCCGATTACCTTAATCGATCCACCAAAACAGTTGACTGTATGACCAATAAGCATTATGTGTTCGTCCCAGCTCATCAGCTGGCCCTCACCGGTTGTGCCACCAACAATTACAGCTTCTGCACCGTTTTCAATTTGCATATGCATCAAGTCATCGTATGCTTCGAGATCAAACCTTCCATCGGGTAGATAAGGGGTTTTGATGGCTGTTATCAATCGAAGAGATTTAATATCGTCCGCTGATGTCCTGCAAAGCAGAAAGCAAATTTTGGTATACTGCAGAAAGGCTCGTTACCACAATTTCATCACACACTGAAAATGCATACTGCAGCACCATCATCATGGAACTAATACGTCAAAGATATCCTCCCTGCATTAAGCATTACAACCGTACCAACTCCAAACATAAAAAAGTGACAAGTAAGAAGAAATTCTAATCGGAATTATGCATGGACCAAAACCAAAGTGTTCAACTGTGTTTATCTTTGCATAAATCGCTTATGCTCCCTTCAAGCACTCATTAAGAGTGTAACAAAAGTACACAACTTGATAAAGGTAGGATAACAAAAAGTGTCGTGGCACATCCAACATAAATTCATTACGGTAGCACAAGAACCAAGGAACAACAAGACACAAGGACATAACCAACATCGAGATTTTAGGGACAATTTCAATGCGGGTAGGAGCATAGCTAGAAGCAGTGCTCATCACTAAACTCGAGCAACTATAGGTGAACCAACAAGAAATTTCACTCACTTAAACATCAATCAGATTCAGAAGCTAGCATAAAGTTATTACCTGTTTTTAACCTCAAAACTACGCATTGGGAGATGGAAATTAGGAATTACGGCAGCTTGTGGGGATCTCCATTTTACATTTCTCCTGGtacaaagcaaacaaataaaatgatgagCCAATATAGCAATATGCAGATATAAATTCCAGCTGAGATTAACCTTGCTAATGATTAATACCCGGTAAGCATAAGCTGACATtaaaaaaaagaccaaaaaaacaaagaaaatgcaATTATGTTCAACCATTACTAAACAGATTAAAGGGAAAATATATTATCGTTCTATATTTAGTTCTCGGAAGCAAAAAAGAGTTCCCACTTAATACCAAAATCAGCCAACAAACAGTgttgattaataaattaattaaataatttaaagactACTAcgattaaaaaacaaaaaacaaaagaaaacaatatgtTATATATAGTGTCAAAACCTCTTGTAGTTATCGCAGAGATTGGGACGCGGAAACTGGGGCGTAGACTCTCTCAAACGCACGCCATAGCTCTTCAAAATAGCCATCTTTCAACCAAACCAACAGCCAAAGATTAGACCCGGTTCTAACCGATATTCTagataaaacttgaatttggCTTCAGTAGCAGTCTATATGCTTTGGACTTTGAAGATGAAAATGCGTGAATCCAATAGTGGCTAGAgagattaattttctttttcagtgaATGGAAATGGTGATGATAGTTGAAATGGTGGTGGTAGTCGTGGTGGAAACGGATGTTTGAGAAACGGCGGAGGTCAGGAGAAGCTGATAGTTCGGAGACATGACGTCAGAATCCGGTGATGAGGTGGCAGGATGGTAGTGGACTGAGTGTGAGAGGCTAAGTGGTGGAGAAGAAGGCAAAGGAGGCTGCTTTAATTTATGTGGttttgtttttagggttttgtttgaGGCGTGGCCTTGTTGTCTACTTTTGTAATTTTGTGCCCAATTTCCATTCCTGTCAGGGTTCATTTAACGGTGGGTAagctattttttatattgaattttttaaacttatccGCAATGTTATGGCGTTATTACATAAATGTCATTTCCTTGTTTACTGTTATTACTTAAGTAATGTGTTTGATATgcgcaaaatacccaaaaaaaccctatttttttaaaatttattgaaatgagtccggtattttattatttaccagaatgAGCCATTTTATCCGAAATtacgtccacgtcagcgcgatgtcaggagACGTGttagcaaatcgcgtccacgtcagcgcgattttGCTTActtggacacaaatcgcgcctacgaggacgcgatttgctgacacgtcccctgacatagtgctaacgtggacgcgattttagGAAAAATGGCCAAATCCggtaaatgataaaatatcaggcctatttcggtaaatttttaaaaaaatagggcttttatgtgtaatttgcccctttttttttggtatttttcccctaataatacatattaatgtATTACTGTAATATGTAGCTCAAATTATGTATTGtagttaatattcataatattgtaGCTCAAATTGTCAATCCTTCTATACTATTgcactaataatatatattaatgtaatattgaagagttaattgattaaaaaataaatgcaacaagtacaaaaaaattcaaaattattaccaacaagatttgaaccaaggtactaaggaaaagagcaagcatcttaaccaactaagctaaactaattaactaacatattataaaaatattgttattatcttaattatattacttacgttctaatgatttatcggacctattccatacacgtgtcaaatcagaaaaataatacaacaattctgtaaaaaaatccggtgtttacttcaaataaataaggaaaataataatttgaatgtttcaaaattcaattttaaaccgaaaaaaatcaaaatttagaggcaaaaagggatctttttcgacgaaaactgcggttattcgaaataaaaaaaatcgtctcaattgAACAActgagccaaaagttatggccttttaaagttttccaagctaaaaaacataaactattcatgaattattgcttccacgtcagcaaatcgcgcttacatggacgcgatttgttgccatgtaagtaatcgcgctgacgtggacgcgactTGCTGACacatcccctgacatcgcgctaacgtggacgcgattttgcggaaaatgacccattccggtaaataataaaataccgggtccatttcggtaaattttaaaaaaataaggcttttatgtgtaatttactCATATGCtacatgtttaaatattttattttctttcttttttttacattaaattatttattttctatttttgtttttatttttttctctttttcttctccttctctttgTTTTCACTTAATTTCTCTTCCCCGACAAACCCTAGTCGAAACAACCAATCTTTTGTGCTACTTTCAATGCTGATTAGTAGGCTTGTAATGCTTTTGATTCACCAACAAAAGTCAAAACAACTCGAATTTGAACCATTGTTTGCAAGTTAACTCACATTTAGCAAATTActtagattttgaattaaaaagaaaaggtctTTTTTAACCTGCTCTACAATATTTCCTCATTGTGATAAAGCTTGTTGGGTTTTTGTGAAGAGTTTAGCTAAATGATATGGTATGTATTGCTCCAATTATAGCAATAAGAGGAACCACACCAAATGTGACCACAAAACCAAACACAAATGTTGCcatgtaaataatgaaattgcctaactgtaataataataataaaaaggcttaaaaaaaagttcaatttGACCTCATAGAATCCAAAAAGATCAAAACTTTATGAATACTTTCACATTATTAGCATCTTTGACCATAACAACATCAGTGTCGATAGCAAAAACAACATTAGATGTTTTAACATCAgtgttaaaatattgaatttcttTGATTCAAAGTTGTTTCTCATCTTTGTTGCATGTCTCTCACTAGTCCACATCCAACATGAGATTTCtacaacaaaaaattcaaacttttttgttttcaacaaTCAAATTACCCCAAgagattgagaaaaaaaagcttttatcttttttaCTAACCTGCCCCATGAAGATGCCCAAATTGCAACACCCACCACCAGGAAGTAAAATGCATACTAAAAGCCGAAGggcaaaaaataaacatttgcCTTCAAAAATACCCAAGATCACAACCCTATAaatgtacatgtatacataccaaaaattaaaaaaccagACCCTAATTtgactttcattttttttaaaaaaagcaaaataataacCACACAAAAATAACTATGTATTATGCCTTTAATTTGGATAAGAATAGAACTCCAACTCATTTCTTCACTTTGATAACAATaccaaaagttaaaaaaaggaaaaaatctcgaaaaaatcaaaaggaaaaagatgaataaaatgaagaaaaattgattgaaatttgttgaaaataaaagaaaaactcactgtagcaaaacaggtttttaaCGGCTTTTTTTTGGCCCTATAGCAGCACTTATAAGCGCCTCTTCCCG
The Gossypium raimondii isolate GPD5lz chromosome 8, ASM2569854v1, whole genome shotgun sequence DNA segment above includes these coding regions:
- the LOC105791629 gene encoding 4-hydroxy-tetrahydrodipicolinate synthase, chloroplastic, with the protein product MAILKSYGVRLRESTPQFPRPNLCDNYKRRNVKWRSPQAAVIPNFHLPMRSFEVKNRTSADDIKSLRLITAIKTPYLPDGRFDLEAYDDLMHMQIENGAEAVIVGGTTGEGQLMSWDEHIMLIGHTVNCFGGSIKVIGNTGSNSTREAIHATEQGFAVGMHAALHINPYYGKTSLDGLISHFDSVLPMGPTIIYNVPSRTGQDIPPHVINNVAQSPNLAGIKECVGNDRIEQYTGNGIVVWSGNDDQCHDARWSHGATGVISVTSNLVPGLMRELMFGGKNPSLNAKLLPLIEWLFQEPNPVGLNTALAQLGVVRPVFRLPYVPLPLEKRVGFVNLVKEIGRENFVGKNDVQVLDDDDFILVGRY